A single Dictyoglomus sp. NZ13-RE01 DNA region contains:
- a CDS encoding arabinosidase, with protein sequence MEERKYIIDTSNSAYSKLHPVSVSSVKLTNGLLADRLRVVKEVTIPTQYELLEQTQRINNFRRASGKIQGDYFGFFFNDTDVYKWIEAVSFSLMTERDENLERLVDEVIEEIRLAQDEDGYLDTFFTFEKKKDRWTNLKDMHELYCAGHLIQAGIAYYRATGERSLLDIAIRFADHIDSVFGPGKREGTSGHPEIEMALVELFRETKNYKYLNLAKFFIDERGKGLVGGDLYHIDHKPFRELDEIVGHAVRSLYLNCGATDLYLEIGDQEILNALERLWHNFTERKMYITGGARARHEGEAFGEEYELPNETAYAETCASIANMMWNYRMLHVSPEGRFADMMELVLYNGLLSGISLDGEYYFYVNPLSNNGKHRRQKWFACACCPPNIARLIASLPGYIYSKSFDGIWVHLYTSNLAKISWNGKIIEFEVNTQYPWDGLVEFNINTDGEYSLYLRIPNWCKKYSIYVNDTQIFPTKLNGYVKIEREWKKKDVLKLDLSMEIQLIESHPKVLDNTGRIAIKRGPIVYCLEQVDNSFNICDLEIPTDTILTSNFEPILGGVVVVRGKGKLVDRNIWKKNLYLPVKEVSSKMSDVEFKAIPYYAWANREQGPMQVWIKRR encoded by the coding sequence ATGGAAGAAAGAAAATATATTATTGATACCTCTAATAGTGCCTATTCAAAACTTCACCCTGTTTCTGTATCCTCGGTAAAACTTACAAATGGGCTTTTAGCAGATAGACTAAGGGTAGTTAAAGAAGTTACTATTCCTACCCAATATGAGCTTTTAGAACAAACTCAAAGAATAAATAATTTTAGAAGAGCAAGTGGAAAGATACAGGGAGATTATTTTGGATTTTTCTTTAATGATACGGATGTGTATAAATGGATTGAGGCAGTTTCTTTCTCCTTGATGACGGAGAGAGATGAAAATTTGGAAAGGTTAGTGGACGAGGTAATTGAGGAGATTCGTCTTGCTCAAGATGAGGATGGATATCTTGATACATTCTTTACCTTTGAAAAGAAGAAGGATAGATGGACAAATCTAAAAGATATGCATGAGCTTTATTGTGCAGGGCACCTTATACAAGCAGGAATAGCCTACTATAGGGCTACAGGGGAAAGAAGTCTTTTGGATATTGCTATTAGATTTGCAGATCATATTGATTCTGTTTTTGGTCCTGGTAAAAGGGAAGGAACCAGTGGACATCCTGAGATTGAAATGGCTTTAGTGGAGCTATTTAGGGAAACAAAGAATTATAAATATCTTAATTTAGCCAAATTTTTTATTGATGAGAGAGGCAAAGGTTTAGTAGGCGGAGATTTATATCATATAGACCATAAGCCCTTTAGAGAGCTGGATGAAATAGTTGGGCATGCAGTAAGATCTCTTTATTTAAATTGTGGAGCTACAGATTTGTATTTGGAAATTGGAGACCAGGAGATTCTTAATGCCTTGGAAAGGCTATGGCATAACTTTACAGAAAGAAAGATGTATATTACAGGAGGTGCAAGAGCAAGACATGAAGGAGAAGCCTTTGGAGAGGAGTATGAACTTCCTAATGAGACTGCCTATGCAGAAACTTGTGCCAGTATTGCTAATATGATGTGGAACTATAGAATGCTTCATGTATCTCCTGAAGGAAGATTTGCAGATATGATGGAGCTTGTTTTGTACAATGGATTACTTTCTGGCATCTCCTTAGATGGAGAATATTATTTTTATGTTAATCCTCTAAGTAATAATGGTAAGCATAGAAGACAGAAATGGTTTGCTTGTGCCTGTTGCCCACCAAATATAGCAAGACTAATTGCAAGTTTGCCAGGGTACATATATTCAAAATCCTTTGATGGTATCTGGGTGCATCTTTATACATCAAATTTGGCAAAAATATCATGGAATGGAAAAATAATAGAGTTTGAGGTTAATACCCAGTATCCCTGGGACGGTTTAGTGGAATTTAACATAAATACTGACGGAGAATATAGTCTTTACTTAAGAATACCTAATTGGTGTAAAAAGTATTCCATATATGTAAATGACACACAGATCTTCCCCACAAAATTGAATGGATATGTGAAGATAGAGAGGGAATGGAAAAAGAAAGATGTTTTAAAGCTTGATCTTTCCATGGAGATACAACTAATAGAGTCCCATCCAAAAGTTTTAGATAATACAGGAAGAATTGCTATAAAAAGAGGACCAATAGTCTATTGTTTGGAACAGGTGGATAACTCATTTAATATTTGTGATTTAGAAATTCCTACAGATACTATTTTAACCTCGAATTTTGAGCCCATATTAGGTGGCGTTGTTGTAGTAAGAGGAAAAGGGAAATTGGTGGATAGAAATATATGGAAGAAAAATTTATATTTACCAGTTAAGGAAGTAAGTTCAAAGATGTCTGATGTGGAATTTAAAGCTATCCCTTATTATGCTTGGGCAAATAGAGAACAAGGTCCCATGCAGGTTTGGATTAAGAGGAGATAG
- a CDS encoding thiamine biosynthesis protein ThiS codes for MGIYNYKVKYRGKIYEIKVEKDKLMIEEILKNLGLSREYAFVVKNGEIEMDGYIYPSDEIEVINAVSGG; via the coding sequence ATGGGCATTTACAATTATAAGGTAAAGTATAGAGGAAAGATCTACGAGATAAAGGTAGAAAAAGATAAGCTCATGATAGAGGAAATTCTAAAAAATCTTGGGCTATCAAGGGAGTATGCCTTTGTGGTAAAAAATGGAGAGATTGAGATGGATGGGTATATTTATCCGTCTGATGAAATTGAGGTTATAAATGCGGTCTCAGGAGGATAA
- a CDS encoding TIGR00269 family protein codes for MKCTICKSKGMDNKAIIDLPAHNIRLCKEHYIEWFERRVERTIKEFRMFTKRDRILVAVSGGKDSLGLWYALNKLGYDADGLHIDLGIYDYSEKSRKITEDFAQKIGRRLYIIDLKREMGGIPEIKEKIKNKPACSICGTIKRYYMNKVAREEGYNVLATGHNLDDESAVLLNNILNWHLEYLGRQYPVLEEEEGFAKKVKPYFRISEKESAIYTFLNGIKYIEEECPLSIGANSLKYKEILGNIEEKFPGTKLRFLNGYMEKIHPLFEKREEKEVKSMGRCKICGEPSSLDICAVCNIKLKMGKGGDYSPPQILIFSQKRYPYRKP; via the coding sequence ATGAAATGTACTATCTGTAAAAGTAAGGGGATGGATAATAAAGCTATTATCGACCTACCAGCCCATAATATTAGGCTTTGCAAAGAGCATTATATAGAGTGGTTTGAAAGAAGAGTAGAAAGAACCATAAAAGAGTTTAGGATGTTTACAAAAAGGGATAGAATTCTTGTCGCAGTATCTGGAGGAAAGGATAGTTTAGGGCTTTGGTATGCCTTAAATAAGCTTGGCTATGATGCAGATGGCTTGCATATCGACTTGGGCATATATGATTACTCTGAAAAAAGTAGAAAGATTACCGAGGATTTTGCCCAAAAGATTGGAAGAAGATTATACATTATCGATCTAAAAAGGGAGATGGGAGGAATACCAGAGATTAAAGAGAAGATAAAGAATAAGCCTGCATGCTCCATATGTGGCACTATAAAAAGATATTACATGAACAAGGTAGCAAGAGAAGAAGGCTATAATGTACTTGCTACAGGGCACAATTTAGATGACGAATCCGCAGTACTTCTTAATAACATATTGAATTGGCATTTAGAGTACTTGGGAAGACAATATCCAGTTCTTGAGGAGGAAGAGGGCTTCGCAAAGAAAGTAAAACCATATTTTAGAATATCAGAAAAGGAGAGTGCCATATATACCTTTTTAAATGGGATAAAATACATAGAGGAAGAGTGCCCATTAAGTATTGGAGCCAATTCCTTAAAGTATAAAGAAATATTGGGAAATATAGAGGAAAAATTCCCTGGAACAAAGCTTAGATTCCTAAATGGATACATGGAAAAGATCCATCCCTTATTTGAAAAAAGGGAGGAAAAAGAAGTAAAATCTATGGGGAGATGTAAGATCTGTGGAGAGCCATCCTCTTTAGATATATGTGCGGTTTGTAATATAAAATTAAAGATGGGGAAGGGAGGGGATTATTCCCCTCCCCAAATACTAATCTTTAGTCAGAAAAGATATCCTTATCGTAAACCTTAA
- a CDS encoding YvrJ family protein: MDTNLIQIISNLGFPIVVSLILLLRIEHKLEDLTKAIQDLSQAIISLKS; encoded by the coding sequence ATGGATACTAATTTGATACAGATAATAAGTAACTTGGGATTTCCAATTGTAGTATCTTTGATCTTACTTTTAAGGATAGAGCATAAGTTAGAGGATTTAACAAAGGCTATTCAGGATCTATCCCAAGCTATAATAAGCCTAAAATCTTAG